The Rhodocytophaga rosea genome has a segment encoding these proteins:
- a CDS encoding PP2C family protein-serine/threonine phosphatase, whose translation MAEQVSLNFSADWQEELRQTAQKYHVIGCWVAIVLNPIWVIGDYFTLPAYWKIFFTIRIGVALLTVLALILKKQLRLSAEALIFVPVIGISLQNAYMYSVMGAADIQKHTFAYIALFIGVGMLVLWKPVYSVLMVVLSIVANIIFFALFSQLTLEQILLNGGMLTATVAVFTIILIQTRYSLTIKEIMARMALAQTNTQLLEQKDIIEHKNKSITQSINYAKRIQLAILPSKDLIRQHLPDSFIFYLPKDIVSGDFYWFSHKNGKSVIAAADCTGHGVPGAFMSMIASSLLSETVNEKGITQPGAILDTLRKGVIKALAQSGNPEEAKEGLDIALCSYDQERQTLEYAGAFNPMYFIRQGQVTEIKADKQPIGVYPGKQTTPFTNHSFEILPGDAVYIFTDGFADQFGGPEGKKFRYKPFQELLLSIQSERIATQQEQLQQAFNSWRGETKQIDDVLVIGMRF comes from the coding sequence ATGGCTGAACAAGTATCATTAAACTTCTCTGCTGACTGGCAGGAAGAGCTTAGACAAACAGCTCAAAAATATCATGTAATTGGCTGCTGGGTCGCTATTGTACTAAATCCCATTTGGGTAATTGGCGATTATTTTACATTGCCAGCTTACTGGAAAATCTTTTTCACCATCAGGATTGGCGTTGCTTTACTAACGGTTCTGGCGCTTATATTAAAAAAACAATTAAGGTTAAGCGCAGAAGCGTTGATATTTGTACCTGTAATCGGTATTTCCCTGCAGAACGCGTACATGTATTCTGTAATGGGAGCAGCGGATATTCAGAAACATACATTTGCCTATATTGCTTTATTTATTGGCGTAGGCATGCTGGTACTCTGGAAACCAGTGTATTCCGTGTTAATGGTCGTTTTATCTATCGTTGCAAATATTATCTTTTTTGCTTTATTCAGCCAGCTTACATTAGAACAGATTTTGTTAAATGGGGGTATGTTAACGGCAACAGTTGCTGTGTTTACCATTATATTGATTCAGACCAGGTATTCGCTCACAATTAAAGAAATTATGGCCAGGATGGCCTTGGCGCAAACAAATACACAATTGCTGGAGCAAAAAGATATAATTGAGCATAAGAATAAGAGCATTACGCAGAGTATTAATTATGCTAAACGAATACAGCTAGCTATTTTGCCATCAAAGGACCTGATCCGGCAGCATTTACCGGATAGTTTTATATTCTACCTTCCTAAAGATATTGTAAGCGGTGATTTTTACTGGTTTTCTCACAAAAATGGCAAATCTGTTATTGCTGCTGCTGATTGTACTGGTCATGGGGTGCCAGGTGCATTTATGAGCATGATCGCCAGTTCCCTGCTCAGCGAAACGGTAAATGAAAAAGGGATCACTCAGCCTGGAGCGATACTGGATACTTTAAGAAAAGGTGTAATTAAGGCATTAGCACAAAGCGGAAATCCGGAAGAGGCCAAAGAAGGACTGGATATTGCCTTATGCAGCTATGATCAGGAAAGACAGACATTGGAATATGCCGGAGCTTTTAATCCTATGTATTTCATCCGGCAGGGACAAGTCACGGAGATAAAGGCTGACAAACAACCCATTGGAGTGTATCCTGGCAAGCAAACAACTCCCTTTACCAATCATTCATTCGAAATATTGCCTGGCGATGCTGTCTATATATTTACTGACGGTTTTGCCGACCAGTTTGGCGGTCCAGAAGGTAAGAAATTCCGCTATAAACCTTTTCAGGAACTACTCTTATCCATCCAATCTGAAAGAATAGCTACACAGCAAGAACAGCTTCAACAGGCTTTTAATAGCTGGCGCGGAGAAACCAAACAGATTGATGACGTGCTAGTAATTGGCATGCGGTTTTAG
- a CDS encoding alpha-L-rhamnosidase-related protein: protein MISQPKISVFLIILIGACLIQCKQDVDHQNNNLPSLMAEVESISGKKQYLASPFVTAGDRVYMVGHQDGQFPDLGWHVTGEMGGIWNHPIKLMDGFTVSLQANGQSYCLAQADTFVNYPFANKHIYHSTPAGIRVERFQFVPDSIQAILVEFTLYNESSVEKEIVFEFNGMVDLRPVWLGERTNMNDAGDFSSWDEATKSMVAKDSSNSWYVVYGSTLSPQKHQIGSQTCDFKRIGKGTNASLSYSLHIPPKGSISLPITIAGSYQSLEDAKAAFEKVQKNPVQLLQQKKARYATIAQTAQLTIPDKNLEQAFRWVKYNTDWLVRDVPETGRGLTAGLPDYPWWFGADSEYALQGAIATGRKDLVYQTIDALYQISENANGNGRIIHEVSTNGAVFNPGNINETPQFASLIWFVYQWTGDKAFLQKYYPVVKKGLDWLLRENDTDKNLLPDGFGMMEIHGLNSEMIDVAVYTQKAFANAAQMAELMGEKEIASSYRNKADTLRKKINSEFWVPEANSYADFVGTATQASHLINDAIVRADTLKKPWAVKELQETKNKVKNYPATKKQGFVLHHNWVVNTPMETGIADTSKALSALETGSQFVNPYGMFVTGIDRDESAGKDESSFAAGKKIFSYTGAVMTLPTGVQAISENNYGRPDKALDYLQRMTKTFGYAFRGLFMKYRRIMG, encoded by the coding sequence ATGATTTCTCAACCGAAAATTTCTGTATTTCTGATCATTCTGATAGGTGCTTGCCTCATTCAATGTAAACAGGATGTGGACCATCAAAACAATAACCTGCCATCGTTGATGGCAGAAGTAGAAAGCATCTCTGGAAAAAAACAATATCTTGCCTCCCCATTTGTAACCGCAGGTGACAGGGTATACATGGTCGGCCATCAGGATGGGCAGTTTCCCGATTTAGGCTGGCATGTTACCGGCGAAATGGGAGGTATATGGAACCATCCCATCAAATTAATGGACGGATTTACTGTTTCACTGCAAGCCAATGGGCAATCCTATTGCTTAGCGCAGGCAGATACTTTTGTAAATTATCCATTTGCCAATAAACATATTTATCACTCTACTCCTGCCGGAATCAGGGTGGAACGGTTTCAGTTTGTACCCGATAGCATACAGGCTATTCTTGTAGAATTCACTTTATATAACGAATCCTCTGTAGAGAAAGAAATTGTATTTGAGTTCAATGGAATGGTCGATTTACGCCCCGTATGGCTGGGTGAACGGACGAACATGAATGATGCCGGAGATTTTTCCAGCTGGGATGAAGCAACCAAAAGTATGGTAGCCAAAGACAGCAGCAATAGCTGGTATGTAGTATATGGGTCTACCCTTTCACCTCAAAAGCACCAGATTGGTAGCCAAACGTGTGATTTTAAACGTATAGGCAAAGGCACCAATGCATCACTAAGTTACTCTTTACATATTCCTCCCAAGGGAAGTATAAGCTTACCCATAACTATTGCTGGCTCTTACCAGTCACTGGAAGATGCAAAAGCAGCATTTGAAAAGGTTCAGAAAAATCCTGTTCAATTATTACAACAGAAAAAAGCCAGGTACGCAACCATTGCTCAAACGGCACAATTAACGATTCCGGATAAAAATCTCGAACAAGCATTCCGGTGGGTAAAATATAATACAGACTGGCTTGTGAGAGATGTGCCTGAAACAGGCCGGGGTTTAACAGCGGGTTTACCGGATTATCCCTGGTGGTTTGGTGCAGATAGTGAATATGCCTTACAGGGAGCCATTGCTACCGGACGAAAAGATCTGGTATACCAGACAATTGATGCGCTCTATCAGATATCCGAAAATGCGAATGGAAACGGACGCATCATTCATGAAGTTTCTACCAATGGTGCTGTATTTAATCCCGGAAACATCAATGAAACACCCCAGTTTGCTTCTCTTATCTGGTTTGTATACCAATGGACAGGCGACAAAGCTTTTTTGCAGAAATATTATCCGGTTGTAAAAAAAGGGTTAGACTGGCTGTTGAGGGAAAATGATACAGATAAAAATCTCTTGCCGGATGGTTTTGGTATGATGGAAATTCATGGCCTAAACAGTGAAATGATAGACGTGGCAGTGTACACACAAAAGGCTTTTGCTAATGCTGCACAAATGGCGGAACTCATGGGTGAAAAAGAAATTGCCAGCTCGTATCGTAACAAGGCGGATACTTTACGCAAAAAAATCAATTCTGAATTCTGGGTACCTGAAGCCAATTCTTACGCAGATTTTGTGGGTACGGCTACACAAGCCAGTCACCTGATAAATGATGCGATTGTCCGGGCAGATACACTGAAAAAGCCATGGGCAGTGAAAGAATTACAGGAAACTAAAAATAAAGTAAAAAATTATCCGGCAACAAAAAAACAAGGTTTTGTACTCCACCATAACTGGGTTGTAAACACACCTATGGAAACTGGGATTGCCGACACAAGTAAAGCATTATCCGCTCTAGAAACCGGAAGCCAGTTTGTAAATCCTTATGGCATGTTTGTAACCGGCATAGACCGGGATGAAAGTGCCGGTAAAGATGAAAGCTCCTTTGCAGCTGGTAAAAAGATATTTTCATATACCGGGGCAGTTATGACCTTACCTACAGGTGTTCAGGCTATTTCTGAGAATAATTATGGTCGTCCGGATAAAGCCTTGGATTATCTGCAACGCATGACTAAAACATTTGGCTATGCCTTCCGGGGTCTATTTATGAAGTATCGCCGGATTATGGGATGA